One part of the Plasmodium yoelii strain 17X genome assembly, chromosome: 13 genome encodes these proteins:
- a CDS encoding acid cluster protein 33 homologue, putative: MELDKLSMHEAYKEFCSKHPLKKLSMPKSDLVWSYYDINSRNEHVIIFLHGICGTAGCYFYQLEKLSNLGFRVISLQYPCYNYLQDWIKNMCNILEYLNIKKAHFFAADLGGYLIQLYAKLYPSKIGSLILCNSYRQTEGFAAIASIRSIYGKLYTFLPHVLLKKIIIEDYIYGDCRYTDLKEKNSLEFMSNEIDLISASDLGGRISLQLSSEIVDSIYANDKCLTVMQTLNNMYPDSINDDMKKAYPNAKHAIMKSGGPFPYLSRYDEVNMYILIHLKNNINDEFVKERIANMSYIEREKSCDDIINHYLGNKTKSSNRKEDNNKKNRYNDSNNNTDANNYSSYNNDTLGDTKVSYHNYSNDEQCSNKATHGNNNNNNRNDNNKSTYFYNEWRIKDDTNDPKLTYENKYAISTEKSYEQKKVPEKIGDDMHSGTKDGMKDGIKNYYRYKNEESDLNSHKYDSYNCDNFSRKDTVTSEEILEANEDNNCSYENHYENEKSYNIYKNSHYANNEYNSDNDQINEYNINNNNSNYKNNDNITYSKKNIYEENFNKSNLDIVDFIDDKHGNISKKSNINSKDPHFNTGYNNNRSTTYEDSRYYNDNEYTYTSNENFNDSSQKVSNLENYYNRVYAKNNYAFHHL; the protein is encoded by the coding sequence ATGGAGCTAGATAAATTATCTATGCATGAAGCTTACAAAGAGTTTTGCTCAAAACAccctttaaaaaaattatccaTGCCCAAAAGCGATTTAGTATGGTCTTATTATGATATTAATAGTAGGAATGAACAtgtgataatatttttgcaTGGAATATGTGGGACTGCAGGGtgttatttttatcagttagaaaaattatcaaatttaGGTTTTCGAGTAATTTCATTGCAATACCCATGCTATAATTATTTACAAGATtggataaaaaatatgtgtaatatattagaatatttaaatataaaaaaggcTCATTTTTTTGCAGCAGATTTAGGAGGGTATTTAATTCAATTATATGCAAAATTATATCCTTCAAAAATCGgttcattaattttatgcAATTCATATAGACAAACAGAAGGTTTTGCTGCAATTGCATCGATAAGAAGTATATATGggaaattatatacatttttacctcatgtattattaaaaaaaataataatagaagattatatatatggtgATTGTAGATACACtgatttaaaagaaaaaaattctTTAGAATTTATGAGTAATGAAATTGATTTAATATCTGCATCAGATTTAGGAGGCAGAATTAGTTTACAACTATCATCAGAAATCGTCGATTCAATATATGCCAATGATAAATGTTTAACAGTAATGCAAACgttaaataatatgtatCCAGATAGTATAAATGATGATATGAAAAAAGCTTACCCTAATGCAAAACATGCAATTATGAAATCAGGTGGTCCATTTCCTTATTTAAGTAGATATGACGAAGTAAACATGTATATTTTAATTCAccttaaaaataatattaacgaTGAATTTGTTAAAGAGCGGATTGCAAATATGAGCTATATTGAAAGAGAAAAAAGTTGTGATGATATTATAAATCACTATTTAGGGAACAAAACAAAATCATCAAATCGCAAGGAAGATAACAACAAAAAGAATCGTTACAAcgatagtaataataatactgaTGCGAATAATTATAGTAGCTATAACAATGACACATTGGGGGATACCAAGGTATCTTACCATAATTATTCAAACGATGAGCAATGTTCTAATAAGGCTACTcatggtaataataataataataatcgcAATGATAACAATAAAAGTACTTATTTCTATAATGAATGGAGAATTAAAGATGATACTAATGACCCTAAATTGACATATGAGAATAAATATGCAATATCAACTGAAAAAAGTTATGAGCAAAAAAAAGTACCAGAAAAAATAGGAGATGATATGCATAGTGGTACAAAAGATGGAATGAAGGAtggtataaaaaattattatagaTACAAAAATGAAGAAAGTGATTTAAATTCACACAAATATGACAGTTATAATTGTGACAATTTTAGTAGAAAGGATACTGTAACTAGCGAAGAAATACTAGAAGCAAACGAAGATAATAATTGTTCATATGAGAATCattatgaaaatgaaaagagttacaatatttataaaaatagccACTATGCTAATAACGAATATAATAGTGATAATGATCAGATAAATGAGtacaatattaataataataattcaaattataaaaataatgataatataacatattcaaaaaaaaatatatatgaagaaAATTTCAATAAAAGCAATTTAGATATAGTGGATTTTATAGATGATAAACATggaaatatatcaaaaaaatcgAATATAAATTCGAAAGACCCACACTTTAATACTGGTTATAACAATAATAGAAGCACAACATATGAAGATTCACGatattataatgataatgaatatacatatacaagtaatgaaaattttaacGATTCCAGTCAAAAGGTTTCGAATttagaaaattattataataggGTATATGCTAAAAACAATTATGCTTTTCACCATTTATAg
- a CDS encoding vacuolar protein sorting-associated protein 60, putative, translating into MKFFKSKKDKTLDEAYGSLEQSVKSIDVNIDRYNKELNIIKQKIEEEKKKVPVNQHVINNLRNKAAVIIKRKKTYENNKENTLGIQFNIDQIKYANENIQMSIDTCKALEKTSKVLKKNIKKVNINKIEKLQDDLYDCMEDAKEIGEILSSTYDIPINLDEDEIDAELSLIEDNILDENVEENITNYLENNEEEMTQEKTITENDTENLKNNTKLTEQCCTQKEG; encoded by the exons ATGaa aTTTTTTAAGTCTAAAAAGGACAAAACTTTGGATGAAGCTTATG GAAGCCTAGAACAAAGCGTAAAGAGTATCGACGTGAACATCGATCGATATAATAAAGAactaaatattataaaacaaaaaattgaagaggaaaaaaagaaagttCCAGTTAATCAACATGTGATAAACAATTTGCGAAACAAAGCTGCAGTTATaataaagagaaaaaaaacatatgagaataataaagaaaatactCTTGGAATTCAATTTAATATCGATCAAATAAAATAcgcaaatgaaaatattcaaatGTCTATTGATACTTGTAAAGCTTTAGAAAAGACAAGTAAagtgttgaaaaaaaatattaaaaaagttaatattaataagatAGAAAAATTACAAGATGATTTGTATGATTGTATGGAAGATGCAAAAGAAATAGGAGAAATTTTATCTTCAACTTATGATATACCTATAAATTTAGATGAAGATGAAATCGATGCAGAATTGTCATTAATAGAAGATAATATATTAGATGAAAATGTCGAAGAAAACATAACAAactatttagaaaataatgaagaagaaATGACCCAAGAAAAAACAATCACTGAAAATGATACCGAGAAccttaaaaataatacaaaactTACTGAACAGTGTTGCACACAAAAGGAAGGATAA
- a CDS encoding RNA polymerase II transcription factor B subunit 5, putative — protein MVTAIKGVLVKCDEPTMQIILLLNENKNFLIEKISDTVCLCKENVYDFLEKEVIRQLEYSEKHETED, from the coding sequence ATGGTTACAGCTATAAAAGGAGTATTAGTTAAATGTGATGAACCAACAATGCAAATAATTTTACtcttaaatgaaaataaaaattttttgatTGAAAAAATCAGTGACACCGTATGCTTATGTAAAGAAAACGTATATGACTTTTTAGAAAAAGAAGTAATAAGACAATTAGAGTATTCAGAAAAGCATGAAACTGAAGATTAG
- a CDS encoding ADP-ribosylation factor — protein MVLLKILKKIKDKQRNLRLIILGLDNAGKTTIVKRLLGEDIYKVHPTFGFTIETLHFNNYFINIWDIGGQKCIRHYWKNYYENVDGIIYVIDSTDLFRLQLCSYELKQILKEERLYGCSLLILSNKIDVDSSLNVSKIAEVLKLHEMNIDRHWCINECSAFSGKGLLKSFMWLVDDITCRIRNNT, from the exons atggtCCTActgaaaattttgaaaaaaataaaggatAAACAAAGAAATTTGagattaataatattaggACTAGATAATGCAGGAAAAACAACAATAGTTAAAAGATTATTAGGAGAAGATATTTATAAAGTACACCCAACTTTTGGTTTTACAATTGAAACGTTgcattttaataattattttattaatatatgggATATAGGGGGGCAAAAATGTATCAGGCATTAttggaaaaattattatgaaaatgTTGATGGAATTATTTATGTCATTGATAGTACTGATTTATTTAGATTACAGTTATGCTCATATGAACtaaaacaaattttaaaggAGGAAAGGTTATATGGATGCTCCCTTcttattttatcaaataaaattgatgtCGATAGTTCTCTAAATGTCAGCAAAATTGCAGAG GTTTTGAAATTACACGAAATGAATATTGATAGACATTGGTGTATAAATGAATGCAGCGCATTTTCAGGAAAAGGATTATTAAAATCTTTTATGTGGCTAGTTGATGATATAACATGTAGAATTCGTAataatacataa
- a CDS encoding replication factor A protein 3, putative, with amino-acid sequence MEQFIAPRVNKKHLSKFYSKNVRIIGKVLKKDGNELTLLACDNEEIKCILTDNQVEEPLDQYVEVLGKVNEDDTISDIVYVQNGGSSINLNEINNLVNLTFLEELEGVF; translated from the exons ATGGAACAATTCATAGCTCC AAGAGTCAATAAAAAACACCTAAGCAAATTTTATAGCAAAAATGTGCGAATAATTGGAAAGGTCTTAAAAAAGGATGGAAATGAATTAACTTTGTTAGCATGTGACA atgaagaaataaaatgcATTTTAACTGATAACCAAGTGGAGGAACCATTAGATCAATATGTAGAAGTTTTAGGAAAG GTAAATGAAGATGACACAATAAGTGATATTGTGTACGTCCAAAATGGAGGTTCCTCAATAA atttaaatgaaataaataatttagtaAATCTAACATTCTTAGAAGAACTAGAAGGAGTATTTTAA
- a CDS encoding GTP-binding protein EngB gives MHSISRLIRKYSSVSSKMSMENSKKNVNIIKEEICDNYIMSRRQREKGMKLDLKIYENLRRKMLGKPLNKLQRKYMNEKRPNFAPVFLDQLKPRMVLYKVAIKVNELPLPKYPEIAFIGRSNSGKSTLINELCGRSNKAKVSKMPGCTKQIHFYKIGKPCLLCLVDLPGYGFAHSKEELRLQWNEFTLFYLKNRTNLKKVFVLIDCRIGLKTSDKELFHFFDRYNIKYQIVLSKCDLLNTKDLAIKIQIMNEEIVHFKNLEKNIISLSSLKRQNLNELRNEIAKYQLNKTIIKNNIVMKINDLIEQKKLKKLKNLKGMDSSHITEGNGNDNKSFHSIENEENVYDEEILEKNKKKENRMKDILISDDTIFEAVNRWKISDNNIDDTNFNKYMNFYTRNLINSVQEHFLNKCRKLYNEKDLKIIDNIIENLEGDNNHSDTSVTREHNKHLENKEKEEKKMIYINSEDKFKRESTYMKKKTQKKVHNLELTINYENVIKNEALNLDLQNKETTVNFENFNISCENETSVDKNVYNNSTHNEYCLDESDMKLEKKHDLYIEKENEKSTEYEVYDNSNSFKIENNQINIENDLFNSSLLFFDENKSNESEYVYSKNVEMGDLFENNNCNNNYNKGGKDHFKNFDYSKIKNDTLLEEDETYSKEDYMSGLKMGKVKKNMYNNPLNDYTFNINDKNTYNIYEKSKSEAYKIYMGQQLENFHNDQNSNSSKEMKRTNNLNMKNNDLNEYDGTNTNKDLIVSKNEEDIYIRKHYIGLKTRNKIIRGTKKLKLFGKNRTKEIVNVPIDLATDYFKLNNNSEFYDKKNKKNNWNYINSKYNKWLKKMGGKNISSEIVGSVRKEDVMRRYAQKQEGKYSKEKNKLLIQKKKLGMITKPPSHHKKGKYSKNYNISDEQKMFDRDAFFKYRDVQK, from the coding sequence ATGCATTCGATTAGTCGCCTTATTCGAAAATATTCGAGTGTTAGCAGCAAAATGAGTATGGAaaattctaaaaaaaatgtcaatataataaaagagGAAATATGCGATAATTACATAATGAGTAGAAGACAAAGGGAAAAGGGAATGAAATtagatttaaaaatatacgaAAATTTACGAAGGAAAATGTTAGGAAAACCATTGAATAAATtacaaagaaaatatatgaatgaaAAACGGCCAAATTTTGCTCCTGTATTTTTGGATCAGTTAAAGCCTAGAATGGTTTTGTACAAAGTAGCTATAAAAGTAAATGAATTACCATTACCTAAATATCCAGAAATTGCATTTATAGGAAGATCAAATTCTGGTAAATCGACGCTTATTAATGAATTATGTGGAAGAAGTAATAAAGCAAAGGTTAGTAAAATGCCAGGATGCACAAAacaaattcatttttataaaataggAAAACCTTGTTTGTTGTGTTTAGTTGATTTACCAGGATATGGATTTGCTCATAGTAAAGAAGAATTAAGATTACAATGGAATGAATtcacattattttatttaaaaaatcgaACAAACTTAAAAAAAGTTTTTGTATTAATTGATTGTAGAATAGGGTTAAAAACAAGTGATAAagaattatttcatttttttgatagATACAACATTAAATATCAAATTGTTTTAAGCAAATGTGATTTATTAAACACAAAGGATTTGGCAATTAAAATTCAAATTATGAATGAAGAAATAgtacattttaaaaatttggaaaaaaatattatttcacTAAGCTCATTAAAAAGACAAAATTTGAATGAACTAAGAAATGAAATTGCTAAATATCAGTTAAATAAAactattattaaaaataacattgtcatgaaaataaatgatttaattgaacaaaaaaaattgaaaaaattaaaaaatttgaaagGTATGGATTCATCACATATAACAGAGGGAAATGGGAATGATAACAAAAGTTTTCACTCaatagaaaatgaagaaaatgtcTATGATGAAGagatattagaaaaaaacaaaaaaaaagaaaacagAATGAAAGATATCCTAATAAGTGATGATACAATTTTTGAAGCAGTAAATCGATGGAAAATAtctgataataatatagatgatacaaattttaataaatatatgaatttttataCTAGAAACTTAATAAATTCAGTACAagaacattttttaaataaatgccgaaaattatataatgaaaaagatttaaaaattatagataACATTATAGAGAATTTAGAGGGTGATAATAATCACAGTGATACAAGTGTAACGCGCGAACATAATAAgcatttagaaaataaagaaaaggaggagaaaaaaatgatttacaTAAATTCAGAAGACAAATTTAAAAGAGAGTCtacatatatgaaaaaaaaaactcaaAAAAAAGTTCATAACTTAGAACTGAcaataaattatgaaaatgttATCAAAAATGAAGCCCTTAACTTggatttacaaaataaagaaacaacagttaattttgaaaattttaatataagttgtgaaaatgaaacaagtgttgataaaaatgtatataataatagcacACATAATGAATATTGTTTAGATGAATCAGATATGAAGttggaaaaaaaacatgatttatatatagaGAAAGAGAATGAAAAATCAACGGAATACGAAGTATATGATAATAGTAATAGTTTcaaaatagaaaataaccaaataaatattgaaaatgatTTGTTCAATAGTAGCTTGCTATTTTTTGATGAAAACAAAAGTAACGAGTCGGAATAtgtatattcaaaaaatgttgaaatgggagatttatttgaaaataataattgtaacaataattataataaaggGGGTAAAgatcattttaaaaattttgattattcaaaaataaaaaatgatacatTATTAGAAGAAGATGAAACATATAGTAAAGAAGATTATATGAGTGGTTTAAAGATGGGTAAggtcaaaaaaaatatgtataataaccCATTAAATGATTATACATTTAacataaatgataaaaatacttataatatatatgaaaaaagtaAATCAGAGGCGTACAAAATTTACATGGGGCAACAGCTagaaaattttcataatgaTCAAAACTCGAATTCATCAAAGGAAATGAAAAGGACAAATAATTTGAAcatgaaaaataatgatttGAACGAGTATGATGGaacaaatacaaataaagaCTTGATTGTAagtaaaaatgaagaagacATTTATATAAGGAAACattatatagggttaaaaacgaggaataaaattataaggggaactaaaaaattaaaactatTTGGAAAAAACCGAACAAAAGAAATTGTAAATGTTCCCATAGACTTAGCCACAGATTATTTCAaactaaataataattccGAATTCTAtgataagaaaaataaaaaaaacaattggaattatattaattcaaaGTATAATAAGTggctaaaaaaaatgggtggtaaaaatatatcttctgAGATTGTAGGATCTGTTAGAAAGGAAGATGTGATGAGAAGATATGCACAAAAACAGGAAGgaaaatattcaaaagaaaaaaataaattgttaatacagaaaaaaaaattaggaATGATAACAAAACCTCCTAGCCACCACAAAAAAGGCaaatattctaaaaattACAACATATCTGATGAACAAAAAATGTTTGATAGAGATGCCTTCTTCAAATATCGAGACGTTCAAAAGTGA
- a CDS encoding tRNA import protein tRIP, putative, which translates to MCTLNLVEDDIKSDILKLALDFIKTNIVENDDNVVFPEIKYGQKISYEHNNKTYKEFFCSLYAIIDTYNCYSQFFCEDEDKVSESEEFIFNLASDKFKLKPLDMKHLNDILRERSYIVSDKHASIVDIFYFCCVYKILKPMTAKERVEYYHICRWYIHLQETLICDFVKLHKLDIRSGVESLLNNRTVTCTDEKVSNEQVSPKKDKPNKKNADSKDNNGKNKKKNNNAENKDAEESRSLDDISRLNIVVGYVESVEIHSGADTLYCLKVNVGEDQLRDICSGLRNKKNPEDLLNKYVLVLANLKEKSLRGRKSFGMILCGSFEERVELLTPPPGVKIGERITFENMNTNSLPDKTLSSVKEKNAFFLIQPNLLINNGVAFYKNNKWLSSQGEITCAIEQGTIS; encoded by the exons ATGTGTACTTTAAACTTGGTTGAGGATGATATTAAATCAGATATATTGAAATTGGCTCTtgattttattaaaactaatatagtagaaaatgatgataacgTTGTTTTTCCAGAGATAAAATATGGCCAG aaaatatcCTATGAACATAACAACAAAACATATAAAGAATTTTTTTGTTCTCTTTATGCTATAATCGACACTTATAATTGCTACAGTCAATTTTTTTGTGAAGATGAAGACAAAGTAAGCGAGAGTGaagaatttatttttaatttagcTAGCGACAAGTTTAAATTAAAGCCACTTGATATGAAGCATTTGAATGATATATTAAGAGAAAGATCCTATATTGTCTCGGATAAACATGCATCTATAgtagatatattttatttctgttgtgtttataaaatattaaaaccAATGACAGCAAAGGAAAGAGTAGAatattatcatatttgtAGGTGGTATATACATCTTCAAGAAACATTGATATGTGACTTTGTTAAATTACACAAACTAGATATACGAAGTGGTGTTGAAAGCTTGCTAAATAATAGAACCGTAACATGCACAGATGAAAAAGTAAGCAATGAGCAAGTGAGTCCAAAGAAAGATAaacctaataaaaaaaatgcagattcaaaagataataatggaaaaaataaaaagaaaaataataatgcagAAAATAAAGATGCAGAAGAGTCCAGAAGTTTAGACGATATATCGAGATTAAATATTGTTGTTGGATATGTAGAAAGTGTAGAAATTCACTCAGGAGCTGACACATTGTATTGTTTAAAAGTAAATGTAGGTGAAGACCAATTAAGAGATATATGCAGTGGTTtacgaaataaaaaaaatccagaagatttattaaataaatatgttttagtTTTAGcaaatttaaaagaaaaatcaTTAAGAGGACGAAAAAGTTTTGGTATGATTTTATGTGGGTCCTTTGAAGAAAGAGTAGAATTACTTACTCCACCACCTGGTGTTAAAATTGGAGAAAGAATTACATTCGAAAATATGAATACAAATAGTTTACCTGATAAAACGTTAAGCTCTGTTAAAGAGAAAAATGCATTCTTTCTTATTCAACCAAATTTACTTATAAACAATGGAGTTGccttttataaaaataacaaatggTTATCATCGCAAGGAGAAATCACATGTGCCATAGAACAAGGAacaatatcataa